One genomic window of Punica granatum isolate Tunisia-2019 chromosome 1, ASM765513v2, whole genome shotgun sequence includes the following:
- the LOC116192845 gene encoding tubulin alpha chain-like, with protein MRECISIHIGQAGIQVGNACWELYCLEHGIQPDGQMPGDKTVGGGDDAFNTFFSETGAGKHVPRAVFVDLEPTVIDEVRTGTYRQLFHPEQLISGKEDAANNFARGHYTIGKEIVDLCLDRIRKLADNCTGLQGFLVFNSVGGGTGSGLGSLLLERLSVDYGKKSKLSFTVYPSPQVSTSVVEPYNSVLSTHSLLEHTDVAVLLDNEAIYDICRRSLDIERPTYTNLNRLVSQVISSLTASLRFDGALNVDVTEFQTNLVPYPRIHFMLSSYAPVISAEKAYHEQLSVAEITNSAFEPSSMMAKCDPRHGKYMACCLMYRGDVVPKDVNAAVATIKTKRTIQFVDWCPTGFKCGINYQPPTVVPGGDLAKVQRAVCMISNSTSVAEVFGRIDHKFDLMYAKRAFVHWYVGEGMEEGEFSEAREDLAALEKDYEEVGAESAEGEDGDEGDEY; from the exons ATGAGAGAGTGCATCTCGATCCACATCGGTCAGGCCGGTATCCAGGTCGGAAATGCCTGCTGGGAGCTCTACTGCCTCGAGCACGGCATCCAG CCTGATGGCCAGATGCCAGGTGACAAGACTGTTGGCGGAGGTGACGATGCCTTCAACACCTTCTTCAGTGAGACTGGTGCTGGGAAGCACGTCCCTCGTGCTGTCTTTGTTGACCTTGAGCCCACTGTCATTGATGAGGTGAGGACTGGAACTTACCGCCAGCTGTTCCACCCTGAGCAGCTCATTAGTGGCAAGGAAGATGCTGCCAACAACTTCGCCCGTGGCCACTACACAA TTGGGAAGGAGATTGTGGATCTCTGCTTGGACAGGATCCGCAAGCTTGCTGACAACTGCACCGGGCTCCAGGGCTTCCTTGTCTTCAACTCTGTTGGAGGCGGTACTGGCTCTGGTCTCGGTTCCCTTCTCTTGGAGCGTCTCTCTGTGGACTATGGCAAGAAGTCCAAGCTCAGCTTCACTGTTTACCCCTCTCCCCAAGTTTCCACCTCTGTTGTGGAACCCTACAACAGCGTCCTTTCAACCCACTCCCTCCTTGAGCACACCGATGTTGCTGTTCTCCTCGACAATGAAGCCATCTATGACATCTGCAGGCGGTCCCTTGACATTGAGCGCCCCACCTACACCAACCTTAACCGCCTGGTCTCTCAG GTGATCTCATCCCTCACTGCCTCACTGAGGTTCGATGGTGCCCTGAATGTGGATGTGACTGAGTTCCAGACCAACCTTGTGCCCTACCCAAGGATCCACTTCATGCTTTCCTCGTATGCTCCTGTGATCTCAGCTGAGAAGGCCTACCATGAGCAGCTCTCTGTGGCCGAAATCACCAACAGTGCCTTTGAGCCTTCGTCCATGATGGCCAAGTGCGACCCCCGCCATGGCAAGTACATGGCTTGCTGCCTCATGTACCGTGGAGATGTCGTCCCCAAGGACGTGAATGCTGCTGTGGCCACGATCAAGACCAAGCGCACAATCCAGTTCGTGGACTGGTGCCCCACTGGGTTCAAGTGCGGTATTAACTACCAGCCACCGACTGTGGTGCCAGGAGGAGACCTTGCTAAGGTCCAGAGGGCAGTATGCATGATCTCCAACTCCACTAGTGTTGCTGAGGTGTTTGGTCGTATTGACCACAAGTTTGATCTTATGTATGCCAAGAGGGCCTTCGTGCACTGGTACGTGGGCGAGGGCATGGAGGAAGGGGAATTCTCTGAGGCTCGTGAGGATCTTGCTGCACTGGAGAAGGACTACGAGGAGGTGGGAGCGGAGTCTGCTGAGggtgaagatggggatgaAGGAGATGAGTATTGA